In Effusibacillus pohliae DSM 22757, the sequence CGGGTGCCGGCTGACATCCCGATCCGCAACGCCGACGTGACGACAGAACTGGAATCGCTTGCCTATTATGTGGAGTAATCATTGGTCCGTCAACGGGGACCATGCAATGAGGGGCCTGCGGATGGTCCTTTTTTGTTGACTTTTTTGGGTACACTAGCGGTGATACCGCATGAGGTGACGGATCATGAAACCGATCGTGCCGATGGAACCGAAAAGCAGCAAGACAATTCCGGGCGGAAAAGAGTGGATCGCCCAGGTGAAGTGGGACGGAGTTCGCCTCCTCGCTTACTATGACGGCAAGCAGGTCCGCCTTTACAACAGAAAACGGAACGAACGCACTTTCCACTATCCGGAACTGACCGACATCCGCCGCTACTGCAGTGCACAATCGGTCATCCTGGACGGAGAGGTGATTTCACTGGGCGCGGACGGCAAGCCTTCTTTCCGGGAAGTCATGCGCAGGGACGGCATCCGCCGGTTGGAAAAAGTGGCACAAGTACGGAAGGCGGTGCCCGTCACCTATATGATTTTCGATCTGATCCATTATAACGGCGAGTGGGTCGACCGGCGGCCTTTCAGGGAGAGAACGGAGCTGCTGGCAAGCATCATCACTCCCGGCCGGCATGTTCAGCTGGTCGATTCGCACAATGACGGCCAAACATTGTTTGATGTGATTCGGCAGCATGGGATGGAAGGGATCGTGGTAAAGAAAACCGCTTCCCTCTATGCGATCGGCGAGACAAGCGATGCGTGGCTGAAGGTGAAAAACTATCGTGATCTGATCGCGGTGATCGGCGGATTTACATTAAACGGCGGCACTGTCAATGCCGTGCTGTTGGGGCTATACGACGAAGCCGGGCAACTGTGGTATATCGGCCATACGGGAACCGGAAAATTGTCGCATGAGGATTGGAGGAAACTGACCGAACGGCTGCAACGGCTGACCACGCGCGAACGGCCCTTTGTCAATCTGCCGGAACGACACGCGGACGCCCATTGGGTTCGGCCGCGGCTGACGGCGAAGGTCCAATTTGCGGAATGGACGGAAGGCGGTTGCCTGCGCCACCCTTCCATCCAGGCGTTTGTTGACGCCCCGCCGGAAGCATGCATATTTGGACAGTCAGGTTGAAAAAAATGCCAACCGCCTGCTGCCCCTGCCGATTCATAATCGGTTCTGCAATCGCCCATACTTACTGTGTGCGCAAAACACCATGAAGGAGCCTGGCAGCATGTTGCAGACACCTGAGGTTTGGGAGGTCGGGAGTCGATTTCGTCCCAATCGGCAGACGGAACTGTTCTATCGCTCGTGGATTCCCATGCAACCGCATCTCATCCTGGTGATGATTCACGGAGCCGGTCAACATTCCGGACAGTTTCTGGAACTGGCTGCTTATTGTTTCCGGCACGATATCGCTTTCTACGCTTTGGATCTGCGCGGCTTTGGCCAATCGACCGGGAAGCGCGGCCATATCACCTGTTTTGCCGAATACCTGGATGATCTCGAGCGGTTTATCGAGTATGTGCAGCAACAACATCCGGAAAATCCCGTATTTTTATTGGGGCACAGCCTCGGCGGTACGATCGTCGTACGTTATGGGCAGGAGCGCGGCCAAAGCTGTGTACAGGGGGCGATTCTGTCGGCCCCCGCTTTGCGGCTTCGATTGCAGATCCCAAACTCCCTCTATTCCGTATGCCGGCTGTTGTCCGGCATCTCGCCGGAATTCTGTGTCGAATTGCATCGCTTTAGCAAACGAATCGCCAAGATTCCCCGGTTTCGCAGCTTTTTTAACGGAAAAGGGGAACTGTCTGACGCGGCCGATCCGTTATCGACCAGCCAATTTACCGTTCGCTGGTTTACCGAGTTGCTGTCGAACGGCAACCAGGCGTTGAGCAAAGCGGCCGATTTTCGCATTTCCGTACTATGTATCTGCGGCGCCGACGACCCGTTGATCGATCCGGCTTCCGTGCAACAATTTCACGATTCCTTGCCGATCAAAGACAAACAATTCATCCTGTTGCCCGGGAGAAAGCATCGTCTGCTGCACGACCAGCAGCGGGAAATGGTGTTTGCACAGATCGTCAACTGGCTGAAACAACGGGCGCTGGTGACCCAGACTTGAAACAGCGGCAAAACCGGCATGGCTGGATGGTGCAGGGGCGGCCCATCGCAGGGGAGGAAGCGGTTTGCAGATCAAGGTGATGACGTACAACATTCACCACGGCAGGGGAACCGACAAGCAGTTCAACTTGGAGCGAATCGCCGCAGTCGTTGAGGAACACGAAGCGGAACTGGTCGGGCTGAATGAAGTGGACCGCCATTTTTCAAAAAGAAGCGAGTTTCTGGACCAAGCCGCCTGGTTGGCAAACCGGCTCAACATGCATCACGCGTTTGGCGCGGCGCTCACAGTAAGGGCACGCGGGAGCGGCCGGCTGAGGCAATACGGCAACGCCTTCTTATCCCGACATCCGATCACAGCTTACAAGAACCATCCGTTTCCTTTCGATTTCCGCCTGACAGAAGGGCGCGCATTGCTGGAGATCGAAGTGCAAACTCCCGAACGAACGCTGAAAATCTATGTCACCCATCTCAGCCTGAACCCTTTTCTGCACAAAAAGCAAACCGATTTTATCGTCAACAAGTTGGCGAATGAGTTGCAGCCGGTGATTCTGTT encodes:
- a CDS encoding ATP-dependent DNA ligase, whose protein sequence is MKPIVPMEPKSSKTIPGGKEWIAQVKWDGVRLLAYYDGKQVRLYNRKRNERTFHYPELTDIRRYCSAQSVILDGEVISLGADGKPSFREVMRRDGIRRLEKVAQVRKAVPVTYMIFDLIHYNGEWVDRRPFRERTELLASIITPGRHVQLVDSHNDGQTLFDVIRQHGMEGIVVKKTASLYAIGETSDAWLKVKNYRDLIAVIGGFTLNGGTVNAVLLGLYDEAGQLWYIGHTGTGKLSHEDWRKLTERLQRLTTRERPFVNLPERHADAHWVRPRLTAKVQFAEWTEGGCLRHPSIQAFVDAPPEACIFGQSG
- a CDS encoding alpha/beta hydrolase yields the protein MLQTPEVWEVGSRFRPNRQTELFYRSWIPMQPHLILVMIHGAGQHSGQFLELAAYCFRHDIAFYALDLRGFGQSTGKRGHITCFAEYLDDLERFIEYVQQQHPENPVFLLGHSLGGTIVVRYGQERGQSCVQGAILSAPALRLRLQIPNSLYSVCRLLSGISPEFCVELHRFSKRIAKIPRFRSFFNGKGELSDAADPLSTSQFTVRWFTELLSNGNQALSKAADFRISVLCICGADDPLIDPASVQQFHDSLPIKDKQFILLPGRKHRLLHDQQREMVFAQIVNWLKQRALVTQT
- a CDS encoding endonuclease/exonuclease/phosphatase family protein, producing the protein MQIKVMTYNIHHGRGTDKQFNLERIAAVVEEHEAELVGLNEVDRHFSKRSEFLDQAAWLANRLNMHHAFGAALTVRARGSGRLRQYGNAFLSRHPITAYKNHPFPFDFRLTEGRALLEIEVQTPERTLKIYVTHLSLNPFLHKKQTDFIVNKLANELQPVILLGDWNMRPRSAAWKKIGRQLTDVCQAAGEGPCLTYPAKRPRSQLDYIFVSRHFQVLSVTVPGKHAGASDHLPLLATLRLNGKASFS